A window of Sutcliffiella cohnii contains these coding sequences:
- the glmM gene encoding phosphoglucosamine mutase yields MGKYFGTDGVRGIANSELTPELAFKLGRFGGYVLTKDESRPKVLIGRDTRISGHMLEGALVAGLLSTGAEVMRLGVLSTPGVAYLTKALGAQAGVMISASHNPVQDNGIKFFGPDGFKLSDEQETEIEALLDQEVDKLPRPVGSDLGQVNDYFEGGQKYLQFLKQTVDEDFSGLHVALDCAHGATSSLATHLFADLEADISTMGTSPNGLNINDGVGSTHPEELAKLVVEKGADVGLAFDGDGDRLIAVDEKGQIVDGDQIMFICAKYLSEQGRLRHNTVVSTVMSNLGFYKGLEAIEIGTKQTAVGDRYVVEEMKKGNYQLGGEQSGHIIFLDYNTTGDGMLTGLQLVNIMKATKKSLSELAAEMTKFPQLLVNVKVTDKHHVTDNNRVKSVIDEVEAAMDGNGRVLVRPSGTEPLVRVMAEAPTEELCEQYVNKIVEVVKAEMGTE; encoded by the coding sequence ATGGGAAAATATTTTGGTACGGATGGTGTTCGTGGAATTGCAAACTCAGAATTAACACCAGAACTTGCATTTAAATTAGGTCGTTTTGGTGGATACGTACTTACGAAAGATGAAAGCCGTCCTAAAGTATTAATAGGCCGTGATACGCGAATTTCTGGACATATGTTAGAAGGAGCGTTAGTAGCTGGTCTATTGTCAACAGGAGCAGAAGTAATGCGTCTTGGTGTTCTATCGACTCCTGGTGTAGCATATTTAACAAAAGCATTAGGTGCTCAAGCAGGTGTAATGATCTCAGCCTCCCATAATCCAGTCCAAGATAACGGTATTAAATTTTTTGGACCAGATGGTTTTAAATTGTCAGATGAACAGGAAACAGAAATAGAAGCGTTGCTTGATCAAGAAGTAGACAAACTTCCTCGTCCAGTAGGTTCTGATTTAGGGCAGGTAAACGATTATTTTGAAGGTGGACAAAAGTATCTGCAATTTTTAAAACAAACAGTGGATGAAGATTTTTCTGGTCTACATGTAGCTCTAGATTGTGCACATGGTGCAACCTCATCATTAGCAACGCACTTATTTGCAGATTTAGAGGCAGATATTTCTACGATGGGAACTTCACCAAACGGTTTAAATATTAATGATGGTGTAGGTTCAACTCACCCTGAAGAGTTGGCAAAACTAGTTGTTGAAAAGGGGGCTGACGTTGGATTAGCATTTGATGGAGATGGAGACCGCCTAATAGCAGTTGATGAAAAAGGTCAAATCGTCGATGGTGACCAAATAATGTTTATATGTGCAAAATATTTAAGTGAACAAGGACGCCTTCGTCATAATACGGTCGTTTCTACTGTAATGAGTAATTTAGGTTTCTATAAAGGATTAGAAGCTATTGAAATTGGTACGAAGCAAACAGCAGTTGGGGACCGATACGTAGTGGAAGAAATGAAAAAAGGAAACTATCAACTTGGTGGAGAACAGTCAGGTCATATTATTTTCCTCGATTACAACACGACTGGTGACGGAATGTTAACCGGGTTACAGCTTGTTAATATAATGAAAGCAACGAAGAAAAGCCTTTCAGAGTTAGCAGCCGAAATGACAAAGTTTCCGCAATTACTAGTGAACGTAAAAGTAACAGATAAACATCATGTTACAGATAATAATCGTGTGAAATCGGTAATTGACGAAGTAGAAGCAGCTATGGATGGAAACGGAAGAGTGTTAGTACGTCCATCAGGTACAGAGCCTTTAGTTCGTGTAATGGCAGAAGCTCCAACTGAGGAACTTTGCGAACAATATGTGAACAAAATAGTGGAAGTAGTAAAAGCAGAAATGGGAACAGAATAA